Genomic window (Sparus aurata chromosome 19, fSpaAur1.1, whole genome shotgun sequence):
AGGAAACTGACCACAGTCCAAACATAAACCAgcagaacttttttttcctccccacaAATAATTTTCTTAAATTTTCTGAGAAAGCtaaatctgaaaatgttcaaGCTGACTGTTAGCATGTGGCGTCTCACCGCGCCACGCTTCGACTGGCTTCAGTGAGAACAGCAAATCTATGGCCCGGCCATCTCGTCCCCACCGTAGGGAAGTGCTGGTCTCTGGTTTAAAAGTAGAGTCTCCCACCTGTAAACACCTGATCTCCCAGCGGGACACCTCAGTGAATTCCCATTTCTATAAAAAGGAGGCTTGTTGTGGAGCAGACCTCAGCTGCAGCGTCTCACGTGCTCCAGCACGTACTCTGGGAAGTGCAGACTGCACACCTGCAGACCGTCCAGTTTGCAAGGCATCCTGGGATACTCGTCCTCCTTCCACTTGTTTTCGTCGGGGTCGAAGGTGAGGATGGAGTCACTGTAGTGGCCGTTGTAACACAGGCCGCCCAGCACCATGATCTGCCTGTCCAACACTGCCACCCCGTGGCCGCTGCGCCCGATGGGCATGGAGGCGAGGATGGTCCACTCGTCGGTGTCGGGGTCGTACACCTCGGTGGACGGGCAGCCCTGCGACTCGAAGGAAGCCCGCAGGATCACGCACACGCCTCCGAACACGTACAGCTTCCCGTTGTGCGAGATCATCTTGTGGAAGCAACGGGCGTAGTTCATTTTGGATTTGTTCTCCCAGCAGCTGGCGTGGGTGCCGGGCAGCAGCGGACCTCGGCCGGCGCGTGTCCTGTGTGCGTCCGACCCGCCtgagctccctcctcctcctcccccacctcctgcCTCCCGCCCGGGatcgaacacacacacctgtttggaggtggaggaggaggtgatgccGCCGGTGATGTACAGTTTACCGCTCAGGACCGTTCCTTCGTGGCCGTACTTGTTGACAGGATACGGGTCCACGAACTCCCAGCGGTCCTCTGTGATGTCGTAGCGCTCCGTGGAGTAGAAGGTCTCGTCTCGCGTGCGGCCCGCTACGGCGTAAATGAACTTACCGATGACGCCGACAGCAAACTCTGACCTGCAAGCaacaaacacatgaatatgtattaacaaataaataattcagtcaTATTAATTTGTCAGGGAGCCTGAGAGCGTCCGTGAGATCACCTTTAAATAACATAAAGGAGACAATCAACAACCAAGAAATCTGATTTTTCACGTCAGAAACAGGACAGCAGGGTTCAGAGCACACAGAGCGACCAACACTCCTCTAACCTGGGCACAGACATGTCCGCCATGCGTAGCCACGAGTTCTGCCGGGGGTCGTAGCGGTAGACTTTAGAGGAGGCGTGAAACTCCCCGTCGGGCCCGAGCTCCTCTCCGCCCAGCAGGAAGGCAAAGTTGTTAACGATGGCGAGGCAGTCCGGCCGCAGCGGCACCTGAGGTCCCTCCAGCTCCCACCACACCTGAGGGGTGAAAACACAGGTTGGTCAGGTCAAGTGGAAGGTCAAAGATGTGCAGAGTTCTCAGTACGAAAAGGTACCAACAAGTAAATGAAGTCTCTGTTCGTTGTATtgaaacaaaccaaataaatacTTCACAGTGGGACGTTGTGGAAGTGAAACACCTGTGTGATCCTTCACCTGTACGTGCAGTTTAAACTGATTACTGCAGAAACATCATCTGTGTTTCTCTGAAAGAGGTTCAGACACTCAAACACACGTCAGACTGAATGTTGAAGCTGAGAACGAGCAGACACCTTTGggcgctgcagcagcaggatcTTGCTGTTGACCATGCTGTGACCGATCATTCCCCTGAAGACGGCCGTCTGTGGGCGGACGGAGCGGATACGGTTGGAGCGCGTCTCCACCAGAGGCTGCTGGTTGACATCATGGAAGTAGCTGAGCGCCTGATCCACCTCCTGCCTCAGCTGTCTGGAGTAACGGTAAAACTCTGACGTCTTCACCTGtgacgaagaagaagatgaggaggaggaggaggaggaggaggaggaggaggaagaggaggaggagaccgGCGACACCGTCAGTAAACCTGAGCCTGCAGGACAGTTTGACTACAGAGGGTCTAACAGAGGAAGCAGAGCTCACCTTCTCAAAGATGTTTGCAGGAGTCATGAGGCAGAAGCGGATGGACTGCACGATGGTGTCGGTGTGCCTCCAGCGCCGCCGGTCGTGTCGCAGCCACGCCTGGACCGCTTCATACAGCTCGATTTCTGGGAAGCGACTCAGAGCGTCACTGTTCAGATACGCCTGGAGCAGAAGACAAGGAATTTAAAAGTCACCATTGAGGTTTGAGGTAATTTAGTTTTACACTTCCAACTTTTCTGTAAGCAAACTGCTCcgttaataatacaaaacaatcGGACCTGCAGTCTCTCGAGGCCGAGGTAGGACAGGAAGTCGGGTCGGCTCATGAGGGGGACAAAGTTGTCCAGTAGGAAGTTGTCGAGCTGCTCCTGGACGCCCTCCACGCCCACGCTGAAGTCCTCCAGGAGGCGCATCACCTCTGCACAGTTCTCCAGACAGATCTTGGCCAGCAGGAAGGAGCAGCAGAACTCCACCGCCTCCGTCAGCTGGACGTACATGGCCGCCTGTCAGGACAGGAAGACGTACAAAATACTGCTTCAGACGGACTCCTGTATCACTTTTCCATCAATCAAGGCTGATACGGAGGAGCAATAATGTTGTGAGAACCAGCGCAGCGAGGATATCTGCGGTCGCGTGGCGTTACCTGGAGGATCTCTTGGACCGTGGGCATGCTGAGCTCCAGTGAGCCGTAGTACATGAACCGGAGGATGTGGCCGAACCCGGCGGCTGTCAGCCCCTTCATGTGGATCTTGTCCTGGTCCCTCTCCCTCATGTCTGCTGTGAACATGACCCGGAAGTAGTCGCTCTGGGTGGCCAGGAGCGCCTTGTGGGCCTGCGGGAGGACGGACACACATGAGACACCCAGCCCTGATCCAGGACCAGCACTACATACACTGCACTGACTTCCTGCAGATCTAAAGAGGTTATAAACTGGCAGTAGACACCGTTTGTGCTTTAACTTGTCATTCTACAGTAAATACTGATGTCGCTGTTGAAAAACGACACCATCGACCTACAGATCTGTTCAGTCTCACTGTCACTCTGCCACGAGTCTAAACCTCGACACGACTCTCTGTGGAAGTAAAAGGTGATTTTCTTTACATTCACCCGACATCTTTAATTTCTATTCTCCTTTCAAGACGCCAAGAAGATTTTGTAACATCAGGTTAGTTTATGTTTTTAACATTCTTCCTGGAACAATTTTTATGAAGCTAACTGACTGAAATGTTCAAGTTCCCCCTGAGACATCGCAGAGAGATCGCAGCGACATCGCAGAGACATCGCAGAGACATCGCAGAGACATCGCAGCGAGATCGCAGCAAGATCGCAGAGACATCGCAGAGACATCGCAGAGACATCGCAGAGACATCGCAGAGAGAACGCAGAGACATCGCAGAGACATCGCAGAGACATCCCAGAGACATCGCAGAAACATCGCAGAGACATCGCAGAGACATCGCAGAGACATCCCAAAGACATCTCAGAGACATCGCAGAGACATCGCAGAGACATCTCAGAGACATCGCAGAAACATCGCAGAGACATCGC
Coding sequences:
- the klhl15 gene encoding kelch-like protein 15 isoform X2 yields the protein MPVANQRCVMSGADVEVYLSQVHDGSVSSGFRALYEERLLLDVTLLIEEHHFQAHKALLATQSDYFRVMFTADMRERDQDKIHMKGLTAAGFGHILRFMYYGSLELSMPTVQEILQAAMYVQLTEAVEFCCSFLLAKICLENCAEVMRLLEDFSVGVEGVQEQLDNFLLDNFVPLMSRPDFLSYLGLERLQAYLNSDALSRFPEIELYEAVQAWLRHDRRRWRHTDTIVQSIRFCLMTPANIFEKVKTSEFYRYSRQLRQEVDQALSYFHDVNQQPLVETRSNRIRSVRPQTAVFRGMIGHSMVNSKILLLQRPKVWWELEGPQVPLRPDCLAIVNNFAFLLGGEELGPDGEFHASSKVYRYDPRQNSWLRMADMSVPRSEFAVGVIGKFIYAVAGRTRDETFYSTERYDITEDRWEFVDPYPVNKYGHEGTVLSGKLYITGGITSSSTSKQVCVFDPGREAGGGGGGGGSSGGSDAHRTRAGRGPLLPGTHASCWENKSKMNYARCFHKMISHNGKLYVFGGVCVILRASFESQGCPSTEVYDPDTDEWTILASMPIGRSGHGVAVLDRQIMVLGGLCYNGHYSDSILTFDPDENKWKEDEYPRMPCKLDGLQVCSLHFPEYVLEHVRRCS
- the klhl15 gene encoding kelch-like protein 15 isoform X1, with amino-acid sequence MSDGARAAWSKRGCGDSHRREPGKHKHRKCERPLSAQPSKPVIVRPGSKRCVMSGADVEVYLSQVHDGSVSSGFRALYEERLLLDVTLLIEEHHFQAHKALLATQSDYFRVMFTADMRERDQDKIHMKGLTAAGFGHILRFMYYGSLELSMPTVQEILQAAMYVQLTEAVEFCCSFLLAKICLENCAEVMRLLEDFSVGVEGVQEQLDNFLLDNFVPLMSRPDFLSYLGLERLQAYLNSDALSRFPEIELYEAVQAWLRHDRRRWRHTDTIVQSIRFCLMTPANIFEKVKTSEFYRYSRQLRQEVDQALSYFHDVNQQPLVETRSNRIRSVRPQTAVFRGMIGHSMVNSKILLLQRPKVWWELEGPQVPLRPDCLAIVNNFAFLLGGEELGPDGEFHASSKVYRYDPRQNSWLRMADMSVPRSEFAVGVIGKFIYAVAGRTRDETFYSTERYDITEDRWEFVDPYPVNKYGHEGTVLSGKLYITGGITSSSTSKQVCVFDPGREAGGGGGGGGSSGGSDAHRTRAGRGPLLPGTHASCWENKSKMNYARCFHKMISHNGKLYVFGGVCVILRASFESQGCPSTEVYDPDTDEWTILASMPIGRSGHGVAVLDRQIMVLGGLCYNGHYSDSILTFDPDENKWKEDEYPRMPCKLDGLQVCSLHFPEYVLEHVRRCS